The Saccharothrix violaceirubra genome segment GCCGAGGACGAGGAGTTCGCGCTGCGCCAGTGGAGTCCGCACGAGCTGTGGTTCCACGACCGCAGCCGGCTGGGCCGGCGCGGCTACCTCGGCGACCGGTTCGGCGGCACGTTCTGGGCGCGCGACCGGTTCCCGGCGCCGCCCGCCGTCCCCGAGCCGTTCGCCGGTCCGGTCGTACCGCTGGCGGTGCCGGACCTGCCCGCACGACGCCGGGAGGACCCGACGCTCACCGCCGTGCTGGAGGACCGCGAGACCGTCCGCGAGCAGGACGACGCGCACCCGCTGACCCTCGACGGACTCGGCGAGTTCCTGTACCGGTGCGCGCGCACCCGGTTGACCCGGGTCGGCGACGACGGCCAGGAGTACGCGAGCCGCCCGTACCCCTCCGGCGGCTCTGTCTACGAACTGGAGCTGTACCCCCTGGTACGCCTGGTGGACGGGCTGGAACCGGGGCTGTACCACTACGACTCGCACGGCCACCGGCTGGAGTTCGTGCGTGCCGACGCCGATCCGGCCGTGCGCCGGATGTCCCGGGTCGCCGCACTGTCCACTGTGGCCGAACGGCCGCCGCAGGTGCTCGTCGGCGTCTCGGCGCGGATCGGGCGGCTGATGTGGAAGTACGAGGCCATGCCGTACTCGTTGGCGCTCAAGCACGTCGGCGTGCTCTACCAGACGATGTACTGCGTCGCGACGGCGATGGGCCTGGCACCGTGCGCGCTCGGCGGCGGTGATTCCCGGGCGTTCGCCGAGGCGACCGGACGCGATCCGCTCGTCGAGTGCGCGGTGGGCGAGTTCGCGCTGGGCAGCCGTGTGCGCCAGGTCCCGGTGTGGGAGTTGGCCCGATGAGCGCACGACTGCTGCTGCGTCCGGACGCGCGCTGGACCGCGACGTCCGACGGCGTCCA includes the following:
- a CDS encoding SagB/ThcOx family dehydrogenase gives rise to the protein MTDIAVAADVGELLSLRPGVYSAIGRDGGVALLAWPNADRLGELDEDLHAVLRALAAGPTGTGALRALADPERVDALLDRLRHGGWLAVTVVWRDRPLYTLVPLTTPPPMPGHVPADPVLSRFAVLHRVDGETVAESPRAWCDTRVHDADVLALLAGLPAGGLPERVVRDLHWAGVLVPDTGAEDEEFALRQWSPHELWFHDRSRLGRRGYLGDRFGGTFWARDRFPAPPAVPEPFAGPVVPLAVPDLPARRREDPTLTAVLEDRETVREQDDAHPLTLDGLGEFLYRCARTRLTRVGDDGQEYASRPYPSGGSVYELELYPLVRLVDGLEPGLYHYDSHGHRLEFVRADADPAVRRMSRVAALSTVAERPPQVLVGVSARIGRLMWKYEAMPYSLALKHVGVLYQTMYCVATAMGLAPCALGGGDSRAFAEATGRDPLVECAVGEFALGSRVRQVPVWELAR